A stretch of the Lytechinus variegatus isolate NC3 chromosome 5, Lvar_3.0, whole genome shotgun sequence genome encodes the following:
- the LOC121415764 gene encoding uncharacterized protein LOC121415764, which translates to MSKFDDIFSSFLGSGFHRGGDREDPYTEDGDQTPFRGFFSSPWSFHNGPSHNMDDDDDGQSGGQGPFPGGGGFFSFNNEMNDMFRLFDDMFKSFGIADFPPLDVPRVPPPASVQPEMKSPRDHMLKEPDSTDSPEPGAVKPNTATKESLSWFDELRKGKTIFSVPPDDKISPSASEKKDSDLDDVIKQGEMERIFGGTSTQSPSNNQRQSSYSRSISIQTIRRPDGTFETRRTERDGQGNVTTTVTSGSDDAPSGRIDPRNNEPWGMHPWRPSIFWPFTKGNPGHDRFESEGSRTEGGPDPWRPGTSWQGSRRSPGPERQDTETDDSVYKKFFGSWFKH; encoded by the exons AGAGGATCCTTACACTGAGGACGGTGATCAGACTCCTTTCCGTGGATTTTTTTCATCCCCTTGGAGCTTCCACAACGGACCATCACACAacatggatgatgatgatgatgggcaGTCTGGGGGACAAGGACCATTCCCAGGGGGTGGTGGTTTCTTCTCATTCAATAATGAGATGAATGACATGTTCAGACTCTTCGATGATATGTTCAAGAGCTTTGGTATCGCAGATTTTCCTCCTCTAG ATGTTCCCAGGGTACCGCCACCAGCCTCTGTCCAACCCGAGATGAAATCCCCAAGAGATCACATGCTGAAAGAGCCAGATTCTACAGACAGTCCAGAACCGGGTGCAGTCAAGCCTAATACTGCTACCAAAGAATCGCTCTCATGG TTTGATGAGCTGAGAAAAGGAAAGACTATCTTCTCTGTTCCTCCTGATGATAAAATCTCTCCCTCAGCTTCAGAAAAGAAAGATTCAG ATCTTGATGATGTCATCAAGCAAGGTGAGATGGAGAGAATATTTGGAGGGACGTCAACACAGTCTCCTTCAAACAATCAACGTCAGAGCTCGTATTCTAGGAGTATATCAATTCAGACAATTAGAAGACCAGATGGG ACCTTTGAAACGAGACGCACTGAACGGGATGGCCAAGGCAATGTGACCACGACTGTGACCTCAGGTTCAGACGATGCACCTTCGGGGAGAATTGATCCAAGGAATAATGAACCCTGGGGTATGCATCCTTGGAGACCAAGTATATTCTGGCCTTTTACCAAGGGAAATCCAGGACATGATAGGTTTGAGAGCGAAGGGTCTAGGACTGAAGGTGGTCCAGATCCTTGGAGGCCAGGAACATCCTGGCAAGGTTCCAGGCGGTCTCCAGGTCCAGAGAGGCAGGATACAGAGACGGACGATTCTGTCTACAAGAAATTCTTTGGATCTTGGTTCAAGCATTAA